One window of the Marmota flaviventris isolate mMarFla1 chromosome 2, mMarFla1.hap1, whole genome shotgun sequence genome contains the following:
- the Ankrd63 gene encoding ankyrin repeat domain-containing protein 63, which translates to MLKPKDLCPRAGTRTFLEAMQAGKVHLARFVLDALDRSIIDCRAEQGRTPLMVAVGLPDPAMRARFVRLLLEQGAAVNLRDERGRTALSLACERGHLDAVQLLVQFSGDPEAADSAGNSPVMWAAACGHGAVLEFLVRSFRRLGLRLDRTNRAGLTALQLAAARGHGTCVQALTGPWGRAAAAAAARGSNSDSPPGRPAPEPSPERRRPSPRRLPRPLLARFARAAGGHGHGHGHGHGGEAGSTGKGSGRHRAQGSERPELGRSMSLALGAMTEEEAARLRAGALMALPNSPQSSGAGRWRSHEVLEGAPPTLVQAPIGLSPHPEGGTGSGRLGLRRRSTAPDIPSLVGEASGPDSGPELEANALPHSVPGPKHWQGGSEAVVVQAQR; encoded by the coding sequence ATGCTTAAGCCCAAGGACTTATGTCCCCGAGCGGGTACGCGCACCTTCCTGGAGGCCATGCAGGCGGGCAAAGTGCACTTGGCCCGTTTTGTGCTGGACGCACTGGACCGCAGCATCATCGACTGCCGCGCAGAACAGGGTCGCACGCCGCTTATGGTGGCCGTGGGGCTGCCAGACCCCGCGATGCGCGCGCGCTTCGTGCGACTACTGCTTGAGCAGGGTGCGGCGGTGAACCTGCGGGATGAGCGCGGGCGCACGGCACTCAGCCTGGCATGCGAGCGAGGCCACCTGGACGCCGTGCAGCTGCTGGTACAGTTCAGCGGCGACCCCGAGGCAGCCGACTCAGCAGGCAACAGCCCTGTGATGTGGGCGGCGGCGTGCGGCCACGGGGCTGTGCTTGAGTTCCTGGTGCGCTCCTTCCGCCGCCTCGGTCTTCGCCTCGACCGCACCAATCGTGCGGGCCTCACAGCCCTACAGCTGGCCGCAGCCCGTGGCCATGGGACCTGTGTGCAGGCCCTCACCGGGCCCTGGGGCCGAGCCGCAGCCGCCGCAGCGGCCCGGGGCTCCAACTCCGACAGTCCCCCTGGCCGCCCGGCCCCCGAACCCAGCCCAGAGCGTCGACGACCCAGCCCCCGCCGCCTACCGCGGCCTTTACTGGCGCGCTTTGCGAGAGCGGCGGGCGGCCACGGCCACGGTCACGGCCACGGCCATGGTGGTGAGGCTGGCTCAACAGGCAAGGGCTCGGGCCGGCACCGGGCACAGGGCAGCGAGCGGCCGGAGCTGGGCCGGAGCATGAGCCTGGCCCTGGGTGCCATGACCGAGGAGGAGGCAGCACGTCTACGGGCGGGGGCCCTGATGGCCCTACCAAACTCACCCCAGTCTTCGGGGGCTGGGCGGTGGCGCTCACATGAGGTGCTGGAGGGAGCGCCCCCAACCTTAGTGCAAGCCCCCATTGGCCTTAGTCCCCACCCGGAGGGCGGCACCGGCTCTGGCCGCTTGGGTTTGCGCCGACGTTCCACAGCTCCAGACATCCCCAGCCTGGTCGGGGAGGCTTCAGGGCCTGATAGTGGTCCGGAGTTAGAGGCCAACGCTCTGCCCCACTCGGTGCCTGGGCCGAAGCATTGGCAAGGGGGCTCAGAGGCTGTGGTGGTGCAGGCTCAGCGATAA